The following coding sequences lie in one Biomphalaria glabrata chromosome 18, xgBioGlab47.1, whole genome shotgun sequence genomic window:
- the LOC129923882 gene encoding beta-1,3-galactosyltransferase 1-like, whose amino-acid sequence MKLKCLNLRGKVILMTIFSLNIICLMIIFLENVNFFQLQILIEKLSPPTTLTAVPTTSATMNPTLATKLEKIKVDLNDSQLTQETMFPWRNVGRYLMLDPNLCKRGVESLDIILIVHTAPANLHRRQRIRETFGNESFFLPFRIRVAFLLGKTQNKTLERVLWFEHVTYNDTVMGDFLDSYYNLSIKGVMGYRWVSQYCANSKYVFKIDDDVIVNMFKLLYSFYNHMSGKRKSIFCNLWYKGTVPILRSGKWKVESNVFAKYKTFPFDYCSGFVVIMTTDLMQPMYLAAQNTPGFWIDDVYLFGMLPHVVGGVTYYNYALNKNLTLDVKTAINCTKAKGPKCGIVASVIPDNDYWGYWNLIKNMYASESWHVDNKVVL is encoded by the coding sequence ATGAAACTTAAGTGCTTAAATCTACGAGGTAAAGTCATTCTAATGACAATATTCAGCCTCAATATCATCTGCTTAATGATTATCTTCCTTGAGAATGTGAATTTTTTTCAGCTGCAAATATTGATCGAGAAGCTGTCACCCCCAACCACTCTTACAGCCGTTCCCACCACATCCGCAACCATGAACCCGACCTTGGCTACAAAGCTAGAGAAGATCAAGGTCGACCTCAACGACTCTCAGCTGACACAGGAAACGATGTTCCCTTGGCGAAATGTCGGCAGGTACCTCATGCTGGACCCTAACCTTTGCAAACGAGGCGTGGAGTCCCTGGACATCATTCTCATCGTGCACACGGCCCCGGCCAATCTTCACAGAAGGCAGCGGATCCGTGAAACGTTCGGAAACGAGTCGTTCTTTCTGCCTTTCCGAATCCGAGTGGCTTTTCTGTTGGGGAAAACCCAGAACAAAACATTGGAGAGGGTGCTGTGGTTTGAACACGTGACCTACAACGACACGGTGATGGGGGACTTTCTCGACAGCTACTACAACCTTTCGATCAAAGGCGTCATGGGATACCGCTGGGTCAGCCAGTACTGCGCCAATTCCAAATACGTTTTTAAGATAGACGATGACGTCATTGTGAACATGTTCAAGCTGCTGTATTCCTTCTACAACCACATGAGCGGGAAGCGGAAGTCCATCTTCTGCAATCTGTGGTACAAAGGCACAGTGCCGATCCTCCGCTCCGGAAAGTGGAAGGTGGAGTCCAACGTTTTCGCCAAGTATAAAACGTTCCCGTTCGACTACTGCAGCGGTTTTGTGGTCATCATGACCACTGACCTCATGCAACCAATGTACTTGGCGGCCCAAAATACGCCCGGGTTTTGGATAGACGACGTGTACCTGTTCGGCATGCTGCCCCACGTCGTGGGTGGCGTCACCTACTACAACTACGCCCTTAACAAAAACTTGACCCTTGATGTGAAGACTGCCATCAACTGCACAAAGGCGAAAGGGCCAAAGTGTGGCATTGTGGCAAGCGTTATACCTGACAATGATTACTGGGGCTATTGGAATCTCATTAAAAATATGTATGCCTCTGAATCTTGGCATGTGGACAACAAAGTCGTCCTATGA